The genomic stretch CTGATAACGAACGACCAGTAAATTAAACGCTTTTCTGTCGCCGTTCTGGACCCGCTCAACCAGCACCTGATCCGCTAACTGCTCGCTCATCCGAGATCATGTCTCCCCAAAACCGTGTCGCCACGCCTAAGTCATGTACTGCCAGCCATATATCTGAAATCGAGCAAGCATCGGCTTGGAGTCTTTTAATGTCATAAAGTTCCACTACACGACGCTTTTTTTGCATCCTGTCGGATACTTGCTACGTGTCACCGTGCTGCTCTGTGGGGTTTTATTCTCATGACGTTCCCCAGCCAATTGGCAAATCATACGTCAAAAGCCCGTTGCTGGCACCCCGTTCCACCTTTTTACACCCACAATGTTTAACACACTAAACACACACGTGCATTTAAGATAAATATTGTGCTAGATTCAAAAATACCGTTTTATAAATTAAACAACGATCATGATGTCTTCAGTTACAGACTACCACTGTGATGTGCTGATTATCGGCAGCGGAGCCGCTGGATTATCACTGGCGCTACGTCTGGCGCCCCATGCTCGCGTCATGGTGCTGAGTAAAGGCCCACTTAGCGAAAGCGCTACTTTCTACGCACAAGGCGGAATCGCCGCCGTTTTTGATGAAACCGACAGCATTGACGCCCATATCAACGATACCCTGATTGCTGGCGACGGTTTATGCGACAGGGAATCGGTCTCGTTTATTGCGCGTAACGCACGTCATTGCGTGCAGTGGCTTATCGATCAAGGCGTGTTATTCGACACCGAAACCGCACCGCATGGTGAAGCACGCTACCACCTGACACGTGAGGGCGGCCATAGCCATCGCCGTATCCTGCATGCGGCAGACGCCACGGGTAAAGCGGTAGAAACCACGCTGGTGAGCCAGGCGAAACAACACCCCAATATTGTCTTGCTGGAACGTTGCAATGCGGTGGATTTGATTACCTCCAGCAAACTCGGCTTGCCGGGCCACAAACGGGTGGTCGGCGCTTATTTGTGGAACCGCGAAAAAGAGCACGTTGAATCCTGCCGCGCCAAAGCCGTGGTACTCGCCACCGGCGGTGCTGCCAAAGTTTACCAGTACACCACCAACCCCGATATTTCCTCCGGAGACGGTATCGCCATGGCCTGGCGAGCAGGCTGTCGGGTAGCCAATATGGAGTTTAACCAGTTCCACCCGACGTGTTTGTATCACCCACAGGCTCGCAATTTTTTGTTGACCGAAGCGCTGCGTGGTGAAGGTGCCTGGTTAATCCGGCCAGATGGTAGCCGTTTCATGCCCGATTTTGACAAGCGGGCAGAACTGGCACCGCGAGATATTGTCGCCCGGGCTATCGATCATGAAATGAAACGTCTGGGCGTAGACTGTATGTATCTGGATATCAGTCATAAACCCGCAGATTTTATCACCCAGCACTTCCCGACTATCTACGAAAAGTTACTGTCACTGGGCATTGATCTGACCCGGGAACCCATCCCCATTGTTCCCGCCGCCCATTATACCTGTGGCGGTGTCGTGGTTGACCAGCAGGGGCGTACCGATCTGGACGGCCTGTATGCCATTGGTGAAGTCAGCTACACCGGGTTGCATGGTGCCAACCGTATGGCGTCGAACTCGCTGCTGGAATGTCTGGTATATGGCTGGTCTGCCGCCGAAGACATTTTGCAGCACTTACCCGAAAAAACACTGGTGGAATCGCTGCCTCGCTGGGATGAAAGCCAGGTAGAAAACTCGGATGAAAGGGTCGTGATTCAACATAACTGGCACGAACTGCGGCTATTCATGTGGGATTACGTCGGCATTGTGCGCACCACCAAAAGACTGGAGCGCGCACTGCGGCGCATCACGCTGCTACAGCAGGAAATCAGTGAGTATTACGCCCACTTCCGTCTCTCTAACAATCTGCTGGAGCTACGTAATCTGGTTCAGGTCGCAGAATTGATTGTGCGCTGTGCACTGGAGCGTAAAGAGAGCCGGGGGTTGCACTACACGCTCGATTACCCAGAACGTTCGCCAAACGCGCATCCCACGATACTTCATCCTTAATACATAACTCAGTGCCGCTGCCGGGTCTCCCCCGGCAGAGTCCCTTTACCTAGCGGACAAAAAACGGGCTGCTCAGGAGATCGCATTCCTTCCTGAATAGCCTTTCACATCGACAAATAAAAATCCCGCGTCAAGGCCTGAAAAGATGGCGAATATTGGCGGTTGTCATCACGAATGATTAACGACGTTCGATTCACCGCTATCGTGCTTATCTCCGACTCGCCTGCACGCCGCAGTGACAGCAGCACCCGATTGACCGGCCGACTCGCACTGTCCGCCACATCGACTCGGATATCAGCACACCATGCCAACTGCTGTGCCAGCGTTAAGAAATCTTCCGCCCCGCTTACCGGCAAGACGACACAAAGTCGTCCCTCAGGCGTCAGTAGCCGACTGGCGCAATCCAATAAAGCGTCGTGCGTCAACGTGGTGGTATAACGCGCCTGTGCACGCTGGGTCGATGCGCAATCCACTCCGGGGGAAAAATAGGGCGGATTACTCACAATCAACGAGTAACGCGAAGCCGTATCCCGAGCGTAGGCCAGAATATCGGCCTGATAAATTCGTATAGCGTCAGCCCAGGGTGACAATGCCACATTGTCTACCGCCTGCGTACTGGCGGCAGCATCCAGTTCTACACCGTCGACAGGCACCTGCCCACCGCTGCGTTGCGCCAGCATCAAGGCCAACAGGCCGGAACCACAGCCGATATCGAGTATCCGCGTTTCCTGATGCAGTGGTGTCCATGCGCCCAGCAACACGCCATCGGTTCCCACTTTCATCGCACAGCGGT from Dickeya zeae NCPPB 2538 encodes the following:
- the nadB gene encoding L-aspartate oxidase, coding for MMSSVTDYHCDVLIIGSGAAGLSLALRLAPHARVMVLSKGPLSESATFYAQGGIAAVFDETDSIDAHINDTLIAGDGLCDRESVSFIARNARHCVQWLIDQGVLFDTETAPHGEARYHLTREGGHSHRRILHAADATGKAVETTLVSQAKQHPNIVLLERCNAVDLITSSKLGLPGHKRVVGAYLWNREKEHVESCRAKAVVLATGGAAKVYQYTTNPDISSGDGIAMAWRAGCRVANMEFNQFHPTCLYHPQARNFLLTEALRGEGAWLIRPDGSRFMPDFDKRAELAPRDIVARAIDHEMKRLGVDCMYLDISHKPADFITQHFPTIYEKLLSLGIDLTREPIPIVPAAHYTCGGVVVDQQGRTDLDGLYAIGEVSYTGLHGANRMASNSLLECLVYGWSAAEDILQHLPEKTLVESLPRWDESQVENSDERVVIQHNWHELRLFMWDYVGIVRTTKRLERALRRITLLQQEISEYYAHFRLSNNLLELRNLVQVAELIVRCALERKESRGLHYTLDYPERSPNAHPTILHP
- the trmN gene encoding tRNA(1)(Val) (adenine(37)-N(6))-methyltransferase TrmN, coding for MTFQQHTPAPRAGGFTFKQFFVAHDRCAMKVGTDGVLLGAWTPLHQETRILDIGCGSGLLALMLAQRSGGQVPVDGVELDAAASTQAVDNVALSPWADAIRIYQADILAYARDTASRYSLIVSNPPYFSPGVDCASTQRAQARYTTTLTHDALLDCASRLLTPEGRLCVVLPVSGAEDFLTLAQQLAWCADIRVDVADSASRPVNRVLLSLRRAGESEISTIAVNRTSLIIRDDNRQYSPSFQALTRDFYLSM